AAATCCCTGAAAGAGGGAGCTGATGAGTGTCACGATGACGCTGAATGCCAGCGCCCACCAGAATCCGTCTACCTGAAAGCCCGGCACCAGCCGGCTGGCCAGCAGTATCAACAAAGCATTGATGACCAGCAGGAACAACCCGAATGTCAGTATCGTCACAGGTATGGTCAGAATGATCAGCAGGGGTCTCAGGAACGCATTTAACAGTCCAAGGACGATAGCCACGATGAGGGCTGTCCAGAAAT
The nucleotide sequence above comes from Bacteroidota bacterium. Encoded proteins:
- a CDS encoding phage holin family protein, whose amino-acid sequence is MRFLIRLIVMTLAVIITSYILPGINLEDFWTALIVAIVLGLLNAFLRPLLIILTIPVTILTFGLFLLVINALLILLASRLVPGFQVDGFWWALAFSVIVTLISSLFQGFERRHEEQ